In a genomic window of Candidatus Eisenbacteria bacterium:
- a CDS encoding OPT family oligopeptide transporter, translating into MATERIPAVETPRTAEQIERDWYENVYAGDHVPQLTLRALIMGMLLGGFLSVSNVYIGLKAGWSMGVAITSCILAYAIFATLHKAFPKWFPDFSILENNAMQSCASAAGYMTGAGLVNAIPALMMLNPQAVPGIWPTFLWIVVISWLGVFLAVPAKRQMINIEQLPYPSGIAAATTLRALHTKGDKAQRQARALGLAGLTGAVITWLRDAEGVWLKVTELAWMPSWAPFRELVSPTWASWLKYPKIRATWGTDWISIGSYKLNQLTMSLEGSLLFVAAGAILGFRQAWSMMLGAVINYCVLAPIMMDAGIIADSGGSALRRISSWSLWIGVPMMVTSGLLLFFMQWKTVVRAFSTLTTFLKRKPSANDPLERIEVPGSWFLGGMLVLGAAAVVLGNSIFGIEWWMGAIAVVLTFFLVVVAGRATGETDITPTGPLSKITQLAFGAIRPGDISTNLMTANITAGACSHAGDLLTDLKSGYLLGAKPRQQFLAQFFGVLAGGLVVVPVFFLLVPNGSVLGTEQWPAPAAQVWRGVAELLSKGVGSLHPTAQTGLLIGSLVGILLPLLEMWFPKQKKFIPAATGLGIAFTINGFNAIMMFLGSIAAVWLSKAKPAVHEEYTVPVASGIIAGESLMGVLIALLVVAKVLG; encoded by the coding sequence GTGGCGACCGAACGGATCCCTGCGGTCGAAACCCCGCGCACGGCCGAACAGATCGAGCGCGACTGGTACGAAAACGTCTACGCCGGCGACCACGTGCCGCAGCTCACGCTGCGAGCCCTCATCATGGGCATGCTGCTCGGCGGCTTCCTGTCCGTGTCGAACGTCTACATCGGGCTCAAGGCGGGCTGGAGCATGGGGGTCGCCATCACCTCGTGCATCCTCGCCTACGCGATCTTCGCCACGCTTCACAAGGCGTTCCCCAAGTGGTTCCCCGACTTCAGCATCCTCGAGAACAACGCCATGCAGTCCTGCGCCTCGGCCGCGGGATACATGACCGGCGCCGGGCTGGTGAACGCGATCCCGGCGTTGATGATGCTGAACCCTCAGGCCGTTCCCGGGATCTGGCCGACGTTCCTGTGGATCGTGGTGATCTCGTGGCTCGGGGTGTTCCTCGCCGTTCCCGCCAAGCGCCAGATGATCAACATCGAGCAGCTTCCCTATCCGAGCGGCATCGCGGCCGCGACCACCCTGCGCGCGCTGCACACCAAGGGGGACAAGGCCCAGCGCCAGGCTCGGGCCCTCGGGCTGGCGGGGCTGACGGGCGCCGTCATCACCTGGCTGAGAGACGCGGAGGGCGTGTGGCTCAAGGTCACCGAGCTGGCCTGGATGCCTTCGTGGGCGCCGTTCCGCGAGCTGGTGTCGCCGACATGGGCGTCGTGGCTCAAGTATCCAAAGATCCGCGCCACCTGGGGAACGGACTGGATCTCGATCGGGAGCTACAAGCTGAACCAGCTCACGATGTCGCTCGAGGGGTCGCTCTTGTTCGTCGCCGCCGGAGCCATTCTCGGCTTCCGCCAGGCCTGGAGCATGATGCTGGGCGCGGTGATCAACTACTGCGTGCTGGCGCCCATCATGATGGACGCCGGCATCATCGCCGACAGCGGCGGTTCGGCGTTGCGGCGCATCTCGTCCTGGAGCCTGTGGATCGGCGTTCCCATGATGGTGACCTCGGGACTCCTGCTCTTCTTCATGCAGTGGAAGACGGTGGTCAGGGCCTTCAGCACGCTGACCACGTTCCTCAAGCGCAAGCCTTCCGCGAACGATCCTCTGGAGAGGATCGAGGTCCCCGGCTCCTGGTTCCTGGGCGGAATGCTGGTGCTAGGCGCCGCGGCGGTCGTCCTCGGCAACTCGATCTTCGGGATCGAGTGGTGGATGGGGGCGATCGCGGTCGTGCTCACCTTCTTCCTGGTCGTGGTCGCCGGGCGGGCGACCGGTGAGACCGACATCACGCCCACCGGCCCGCTCTCGAAGATCACGCAGCTCGCCTTCGGCGCCATCAGGCCCGGGGACATCTCGACCAATCTGATGACTGCCAACATCACGGCAGGAGCGTGCAGCCACGCGGGAGATCTGCTCACCGATCTGAAGAGCGGCTACCTGCTCGGCGCCAAGCCCCGGCAGCAATTCCTGGCGCAGTTCTTCGGCGTGCTCGCCGGCGGGCTGGTCGTCGTGCCCGTGTTCTTCCTGCTGGTGCCCAATGGCTCCGTGCTCGGCACCGAGCAGTGGCCGGCGCCTGCGGCGCAGGTGTGGCGAGGGGTCGCGGAGCTGCTCTCGAAGGGCGTCGGATCGTTGCATCCCACCGCTCAAACGGGCCTGCTGATCGGAAGCCTGGTCGGCATCCTGCTTCCCCTCCTCGAGATGTGGTTTCCGAAGCAGAAGAAGTTCATTCCCGCGGCCACCGGGCTCGGCATTGCCTTCACGATCAACGGCTTCAACGCGATCATGATGTTCCTCGGATCGATCGCCGCGGTGTGGCTCTCGAAGGCGAAGCCCGCCGTTCACGAGGAGTACACGGTGCCGGTGGCATCGGGCATCATCGCCGGTGAGAGCCTGATGGGTGTGCTGATCGCGCTGCTCGTGGTCGCGAAGGTGCTGGGGTAG